In the genome of Raphanus sativus cultivar WK10039 chromosome 4, ASM80110v3, whole genome shotgun sequence, one region contains:
- the LOC108851313 gene encoding V-type proton ATPase subunit c1, with product MKPIFRSRRVRFFAGEVVNTDIIIIHPSIIHPLISTSDSSAGVFLKFRSSKMSTFSGDETAPFFGFLGAAAALVFSCMGAAYGTAKSGVGVASMGVMRPELVMKSIVPVVMAGVLGIYGLIIAVIISTGINPKAKSYYLFDGYAHLSSGLACGLAGLSAGMAIGIVGDAGVRANAQQPKLFVGMILILIFAEALALYGLIVGIILSSRAGQSRAE from the exons ATGAAGCCCATCTTCAGATCCCGACGTGTGCGCTTCTTCGCTGGGGAGGTTGTTAATACagatatcatcatcatccatccaTCAATCATTCACCCTCTGATCTCAACTTCAGATTCATCGGCCGGCGTCTTCTTAAAATTCAGATCGTCGAAGATGTCTACGTTCAGTGGCGATGAGACCGCTCCTTTCTTCGGCTTCCTTGGCGCTGCCGCAGCCCTCGTCTTCTCCT GCATGGGAGCTGCATATGGGACTGCCAAGAGTGGTGTCGGTGTGGCATCTATGGGTGTTATGAGACCTGAGTTGGTCATGAAGTCTATTGTCCCTGTTGTTATGGCTGGTGTCTTGGGTATCTATGGTTTGATTATTGCTGTTATCATCAGTACCGGTATTAACCCCAAGGCTAAATCTTACTACCTCTTCGACGGTTATGCTCATCTCTCTTCTGGTCTCGCTTGTGGCCTTGCTGGTCTTTCTGCTGGAATGGCCATTGGTATTGTTGGTGATGCTGGTGTCAG GGCCAATGCTCAGCAGCCAAAGCTTTTCGTTGGTATGATTCTTATCCTCATTTTCGCTGAAGCTCTGGCTCTATACGGTCTCATCGTCGGGATCATCTTGTCTTCCCGAGCTGGTCAGTCCCGAGCCGAATGA
- the LOC108851312 gene encoding protein BASIC PENTACYSTEINE5 — translation MMPQHQIKEQHNALVMNKKIMSILAERDAAVKERNEALAAKQEALAARDEALQQRDLAISERDNAIMERDNALTALQHRENHLNYILACAKRGGYQSCFTDETHLPNPSPLSTIPHESPTTKRKKDRKQETARSKGKRAGGEDLNRQLASPGKKCRKDWDCNDVGLNLVTFDETTMPVPMCTCTGTARQCYKWGHGGWQSSCCTTTLSQYPLPQMPNKRHSRIGGRKMSGNVFSRLLSRLAGEGHDLSSPVDLKDYWARHGTNRYIIIK, via the coding sequence ATGATGCCTCAGCATCAGATCAAGGAGCAACATAATGCTCTCGTCATGAACAAGAAGATCATGTCCATCCTTGCCGAAAGAGACGCTGCCGTCAAGGAAAGAAACGAAGCTTTAGCTGCTAAACAGGAAGCGTTAGCTGCTCGGGATGAAGCCCTTCAGCAACGTGACTTAGCTATCTCCGAAAGAGATAATGCTATCATGGAGAGGGATAACGCCTTAACTGCTCTTCAACACCGTGAAAACCATCTCAACTACATTCTCGCTTGTGCAAAGCGTGGTGGCTACCAATCCTGTTTCACTGACGAAACCCACTTACCCAACCCTTCCCCTTTGTCAACCATTCCACATGAATCACCCACTACCAAAAGGAAAAAGGATCGCAAACAGGAAACGGCGAGGTCAAAGGGAAAGAGAGCCGGCGGCGAAGATCTGAACCGTCAGCTTGCTTCTCCTGGGAAGAAATGTAGAAAGGATTGGGACTGTAACGATGTGGGGTTAAACCTTGTCACCTTCGATGAGACGACAATGCCTGTGCCAATGTGCACTTGTACCGGCACTGCTCGTCAGTGTTACAAATGGGGACATGGCGGGTGGCAATCCTCTTGCTGCACAACCACTTTGTCGCAGTATCCGCTCCCGCAGATGCCAAACAAGCGGCATTCTCGAATTGGCGGTAGGAAAATGAGTGGAAACGTCTTCTCCAGGTTACTTAGCCGTTTAGCTGGAGAAGGGCATGACCTCTCCTCTCCCGTTGATCTCAAGGACTATTGGGCTAGGCATGGCACGAACCGCTACATCATTATCAAGTAG
- the LOC130511947 gene encoding uncharacterized protein LOC130511947, which produces MLAQPTADPKPLKPMIGIEPNPRKTSLAIFTHAAWNPSTRAAGLGWIVDDRDSSSSSSHSATSEHVSSPLMAEALAVRSAINFALIQGFSSLSIFSDAKALIDTINHKEMKTEIFGMLQDIYLSALSFMSISFISIPRAANEKADSIAKQALWALTST; this is translated from the coding sequence ATGCTGGCTCAACCCACGGCGGACCCGAAGCCTTTGAAGCCGATGATCGGGATCGAACCAAACCCTAGAAAAACATCGCTTGCTATCTTCACGCACGCTGCTTGGAATCCATCGACGAGAGCAGCAGGACTTGGTTGGATCGTTGATGATCGAgactcatcttcctcctcctcacaCTCAGCGACATCAGAACATGTTTCGTCGCCCCTAATGGCAGAAGCTCTGGCTGTTCGATCAGCCATAAACTTTGCCCTAATTCAAGGTTTCTCTtcactctccatcttctccgaTGCAAAAGCTCTAATCGACACCATCAATCACAAAGAAATGAAGACTGAGATCTTTGGGATGCTCCAAGATATCTACCTCTCTGCACTTTCATTTATGTCGATCTCTTTTATTTCAATTCCAAGAGCAGCAAATGAAAAGGCTGACTCTATTGCTAAACAGGCCTTATGGGCCTTGACATCTACTTAA
- the LOC108849028 gene encoding bZIP transcription factor 29, whose protein sequence is MGDTETDMIHRHHSSFGTSPCSIPKQKQKQKLEINPNVISRSSESGKRVGVPPTSPYSQIHTSHSRSMSQPSSFFSLDSSLPPLSPSPFLRDHMDDRDSRPFSNNNNHPSSLFPPSPRNSHRRSNSDIPTAFPPRPVSGGESSANPFVKKEDREAMDDLFSAYMNLDALNSSDNLSRDDMESSRASKTNGGSDTEGESSSVNYESGGDHNNLKRRAADIAPPPTTRHYRSVSVDSCFMDKLSFAQDSLKPPPSPMSRKVSPTNSVDGAAAAFSMGEFNKKGEFSAAEIKKIMANDKLAEMALSDPKRVKRILANRQSAARSKERKMRYIVELEHKVQTLQTEATTLSAQLTLLQRDMMGLTNQNNELKFRLQAMEQQARLRDALNEALNGEVQRLKLAIGESESDRSKMQSLNADMFQQLNISQSRQQQQPHQNGGTLSTKPESNE, encoded by the exons atgggaGATACAGAGACAGATATGATCCACAGACACCATTCATCATTCGGAACTTCACCTTGTTCAATTCCCAAGCAGAAGCAGAAGCAGAAGCTGGAAATAAACCCTAATGTAATCAGTAGGTCGAGTGAGAGTGGGAAAAGAGTGGGGGTACCTCCGACATCTCCCTACTCTCAGATCCATACTAGTCACTCGCGGTCAATGTCACAGCCTTCCTCTTTCTTCTCCTTGGATTCCTCTTTGCCTCCCTTAAGCCCTTCTCCCTTTCTTCGTGATCACATGGACGACAGAGACTCCCGCCCCTtttccaacaacaacaaccacccTTCTTCCTTGTTCCCTCCATCTCCCAGAAATTCTCACCGACGCTCCAACAGTGATATCCCCACCGCCTTCCCTCCTAGACCCGTCTCCGGCGGTGAATCTTCTGCCAATCCTTTCGTCAAGAAGGAAGACAGAGAAGCCATGGATGATCTCTTCTCTGCCTATATGAATCTCGATGCCTTAAACTCCTCCGACAATCTCTCTCGCGATGATATGGAGAGCAGTAGAGCTAGCAAGACTAACGGCGGTAGTGACACTGAGGGAGAGAGCAGCAGTGTCAATTACGAGAGTGGCGGCGATCACAATAACTTGAAGAGAAGAGCCGCAGACATTGCTCCTCCTCCTACCACCAGACATTACAGGAGTGTTTCTGTTGACAGTTGTTTCATGGACAAGCTCTCTTTTGCTCAAGACTCCCTTAAGCCGCCTCCTTCCCCTATGTCTCGGAAAGTTTCCCCTACCAATTCGGTTGATGGTGCTGCAGCTGCATTTAGCATGGGTGAGTTTAATAAGAAGGGAGAGTTCAGTGCTGCTGAAATAAAGAAGATCATGGCCAATGATAAACTTGCTGAGATGGCCCTCTCTGACCCTAAGCGTGTCAAAag aaTCTTGGCGAACCGTCAGTCTGCAGCGAGGTCAAAGGAGAGGAAGATGAGGTACATTGTGGAATTGGAACACAAAGTGCAGACTCTTCAGACCGAGGCTACTACTTTGTCTGCTCAGCTCACCCTTTTGCAG AGAGATATGATGGGGTTGACAAACCAGAACAATGAGCTCAAGTTTCGTCTTCAAGCTATGGAGCAGCAAGCCCGACTTCGCGATG CTCTGAACGAAGCATTGAATGGGGAAGTCCAGAGACTGAAACTGGCAATTGGTGAGAGCGAATCTGACAGATCAAAGATGCAATCACTCAACGCTGACATGTTCCAGCAACTCAACATCAGCCAGTCAAGacagcagcagcagcctcaCCAGAATGGTGGAACCCTGTCCACAAAACCTGAATCCAATGAATAA
- the LOC108852230 gene encoding protein SMALL AUXIN UP-REGULATED RNA 16, which yields MAARRSSKLTQTAMLKQILKRCSSLGKKQCYDEEGLPLDVPKGHFPVYVGEKRTRYIVPITFLSHPEFLILLQQAEEEFGFHHMGGLTIPCEEVVFLSLTSMIR from the coding sequence atgGCGGCAAGGAGATCTTCTAAGCTAACACAAACAGCAATGCTAAAGCAAATCCTAAAGAGATGCTCGAGCTTAGGCAAGAAACAATGCTACGACGAGGAAGGTCTCCCTCTTGACGTACCAAAAGGACATTTTCCGGTTTACGTAGGCGAAAAGCGTACGAGGTACATCGTACCAATCACCTTCCTGTCTCATCCCGAATTTCTGATCCTACTTCAACAAGCAGAGGAAGAGTTCGGTTTCCACCACATGGGAGGACTCACTATCCCTTGTGAAGAAGTCGTTTTTCTCTCCCTAACATCCATGATCCGATGA
- the LOC108849894 gene encoding auxin-responsive protein SAUR15-like, which produces MAFLRSFLGGKQAMRRKSSSTQRGFMAVYVGENDETKKRYVVPVSYLNHHLFQELLSKSEEEFGFDHPMGGLNILCHESLFLTLTLRFNEFQRHSIFMILLFEDIYIYIQCRA; this is translated from the coding sequence ATGGCTTTTCTGAGAAGTTTCTTGGGTGGTAAACAAGCAATGCGGAGGAAATCATCATCGACACAAAGAGGATTCATGGCTGTTTACGTTGGAGAGAATGATGAGACGAAGAAGAGATATGTTGTGCCGGTTTCATATTTGAACCATCATTTGTTTCAAGAACTGCTGAGTAAATCGGAGGAAGAGTTTGGGTTTGATCATCCTATGGGTGGCTTAAACATACTGTGCCATGAATCTTTGTTCCTCACCCTCACTCTCAGATTCAATGAATTTCAACGACATTCCATTTTTATGATATTGTTatttgaagatatatatatatatatacaatgtagAGCATAG
- the LOC108853584 gene encoding auxin-induced protein X15, which produces MAIRVPRMLQSSKQILRQAKMFSSSSSSSYLEVPKGYMAVYVGERKMKRFVVPISYLNQPSFQDLLRRAEEEFGYDHPMGGLTIPCSEETFIDLASRLN; this is translated from the coding sequence ATGGCGATCAGGGTTCCTCGCATGCTACAATCATCGAAGCAGATTCTCCGTCAAGCAAAAATgttctcatcttcttcctcctctagcTATCTTGAAGTTCCAAAAGGCTACATGGCGGTTTACGTAGgagaaagaaagatgaagaGATTTGTAGTTCCCATCTCGTACTTGAACCAACCTTCATTCCAAGATCTCCTAAGAAGGGCAGAGGAAGAATTTGGATATGATCATCCAATGGGTGGCCTCACTATTCCATGCAGTGAAGAAACCTTTATCGATCTTGCTTCTCGCCTCAACTGA
- the LOC108853585 gene encoding cysteine-rich receptor-like protein kinase 26, protein MIQIMPLLFPLMSVLIQIQIRCLIVQSQPVPLKQICSNITGNFTVNTPYAVNLDRLISSLSSLRQNGNGFYNISLGDSVGKVNSILHCRGDVKPEDCTNCLAMAGKRLVTLCPVQKEAVIWYDKCTVRYSNRTLFNRLEIYPQTSISGTRNFTGDREGWEKSLRGLLEGLKDRASVIGRRMKNFVVGETSGPSFQTLYGMVQCTPDISEQDCSYCLSQGIAKIPSCCDMKMGSYVLSPSCMVAYAPWRFYDPVDTTNEPSSVPATPPPGNETRSVPQGDQNRGVPKALIFAAVSAAVVVLFIILLIVFLRSRKNKTNRRITNEERNLEDISADSLRFDFTLLQKATSQFSLENKLGEGGFGAVYKGVLSDGQEIAVKRLSQNAQQGEIEFKNEFLLVAKLQHRNLVKLLGYSIDGTERLLVYEYLPHTSLDKFIFDPIHGKELDWEIRYKIIGGVARGLLYLHQDSRLRIIHRDLKASNILLDEEMTPKIADFGLARLFDIDHTTQRYTNRVVGTFGYMAPEYVMHGQFSFKTDVYSFGVLVLEIISGKKNSCFSDEDSMEGLLTFAWRNWKEGVALNLVDKILMTMSSYSSNMILRCINIGLLCVQDKVSERPSMASVLLMLDGHTLALSEPSRPKFFTHSTMVSDSSSSLGNNPKTSNYNSNTELYPR, encoded by the exons ATGATCCAAATAATGCCTCTTCTTTTTCCTCTGATGTCAGTATTAATCCAGATCCAAATCCGATGCCTCATCGTTCAGTCACAACCGGTGCCGTTAAAACAAATCTGCTCAAACATCACAGGCAACTTCACCGTTAACACCCCTTACGCCGTCAACCTCGACCGTCTCATATCCTCTCTATCATCTCTCCGGCAGAACGGCAACGGATTCTACAACATCTCACTCGGAGACTCAGTTGGAAAAGTCAACTCAATCTTACATTGTAGAGGCGATGTCAAACCTGAAGACTGCACCAACTGTCTCGCAATGGCTGGAAAAAGACTTGTCACATTGTGTCCGGTTCAGAAAGAGGCGGTTATCTGGTACGACAAATGTACGGTTAGGTACTCAAACCGGACGCTTTTCAACAGACTTGAGATTTATCCTCAAACAAGCATATCCGGGACAAGAAACTTCACGGGAGATCGCGAGGGTTGGGAGAAATCATTAAGGGGTTTACTGGAAGGGCTTAAAGACAGAGCATCGGTGATTGGTCGGAGAATGAAGAACTTTGTGGTCGGAGAAACGAGCGGGCCGTCGTTTCAGACATTGTACGGTATGGTCCAGTGCACGCCGGATATATCGGAACAGGATTGCTCGTATTGTTTatcacagggtattgcaaagaTTCCTAGCTGTTGTGATATGAAAATGGGTAGTTATGTCTTGTCTCCAAGCTGTATGGTGGCTTATGCTCCATGGAGATTCTATGATCCAGTGGACACCACTAATGAGCCAAGCTCAGTGCCTGCTACGCCGCCACCTGGGAATGAGACGAGAAGTGTCCCACAAG GGGACCAAAACAGAGGTGTACCTAAAGCTTTGATCTTTGCGGCTGTTTCAGCTGCTGTTGTTgtcttatttatcatattattaatcGTTTTCCTAAGGTCTAGGAAGAATAAAACTAATAGGAGGATAACTAACGAAGAACGAAACCTTGAAG ACATTAGCGCAGATTCATTGAGATTTGATTTCACTTTGTTACAAAAAGCCACAAGTCAATTTTCACTAGAAAATAAACTCGGAGAAGGTGGATTTGGCGCAGTTTATAAG GGCGTGCTATCTGATGGACAAGAAATAGCAGTGAAAAGGTTGTCGCAAAATGCACAACAAGGTGAAATCGAATTCAAGAATGAGTTCTTATTGGTGGCAAAGCTTCAACATCGTAACCTCGTCAAGCTCTTAGGTTACTCAATAGATGGAACTGAAAGGCTTCTCGTCTATGAGTACCTCCCACACACCAGTCTAGACAAGTTCATCTTTG ATCCGATCCATGGTAAGGAACTGGATTGGGAAATTAGATACAAAATCATTGGAGGTGTAGCTAGGGGGCTTCTTTATCTTCATCAAGACTCTCGTCTCCGGATCATTCACCGTGATCTTAAAGCTAGTAACATTCTGTTAGACGAGGAAATGACCCCCAAAATAGCAGACTTCGGACTGGCAAGGCTATTTGATATCGACCACACGACTCAACGCTACACGAATAGGGTCGTAGGGACTTT TGGATATATGGCTCCAGAGTATGTAATGCACGGACAGTTCTCGTTTAAAACAGATGTTTACAGTTTCGGAGTTTTGGTTCTTGAGATCATCAGTGGCAAGAAAAACAGCTGTTTCAGCGATGAGGACAGCATGGAAGGCCTCCTTACCTTC GCATGGAGAAATTGGAAGGAAGGCGTTGCCTTGAATCTTGTGGACAAGATATTGATGACAATGTCAAGTTATTCATCGAATATGATCTTGAGATGCATAAACATTGGTCTTCTTTGTGTCCAAGATAAAGTTTCAGAGAGGCCAAGTATGGCTTCGGTTCTTCTGATGTTAGATGGACATACTCTTGCTCTTTCAGAACCTTCAAGACCTAAGTTTTTCACACACAGTACAATGGTTTCAGATAGTTCTTCTTCTTTAGGAAATAACCCTAAAACTTCAAATTATAATTCCAACACTGAGTTGTACCCTCGGTGA
- the LOC108851309 gene encoding uncharacterized protein LOC108851309: MDMRSNNHQQQQQQVLDGSDIVELVENEKVFDKFVEQKFQQLDQDEDGKLSVTELQPAVADIGAALGLPAQGTSPDSDHIYSEVLNEFTHGSQEKVSKTEFKEVLSDILLGMAAGLKRDPIVILRMDGEDLSEFIHSPGYEAEIVSVYFSAVSGCEEASLSDCIVKALQSLSVDHGMPPSNDPWVMSNIVEPIVDSCLDEEDKREKRVSQERVSQERFLEAFNRVVERVAQRLNEQPVIVAHSENTFDGSGIRRLLSNKFEFDKALNVGLEIIPKDRHGKVSKEYLRAVLDTVAPSATLPPIGAVSQMDDMITEALKMVKGDDGKVVKEEEFKKTMAEIMGSIMLQLEGNPISVSSNSVVHEPLTSATFLPPPPAESPEEPSN, encoded by the exons ATGGACATGAGAAGCAACAACCACCAGCAACAACAGCAACAGGTACTTGATGGGTCGGACATAGTCGAGCTGGTCGAAAACGAAAAAGTGTTCGACAAGTTTGTGGAACAAAAGTTTCAGCAGTTAGATCAAGATGAAGATGGTAAGCTCTCCGTGACAGAGTTACAGCCTGCCGTTGCTGATATCGGCGCTGCCCTTGGTTTGCCTGCTCAGGGCACTTCCCCTGATTCCGATCACATCTACTCAGag GTCCTAAACGAATTCACTCATGGAAGTCAAGAGAAAGTGAGCAAGACAGAGTTCAAAGAAGTGTTGTCAGATATTTTGTTGGGCATGGCTGCTGGTCTAAAACGCGACCCCATCGTCATCCTCAGGATGGACGGTGAGGATCTGTCGGAGTTCATCCACAGCCCTGGATACGAAGCCGAGATCGTCTCCGTCTACTTCTCAGCGGTCTCCGGCTGCGAGGAAGCATCACTCAGTGATTGCATCGTGAAAGCTCTCCAGTCGCTTTCTGTTGATCATGGAATGCCTCCTTCTAACGATCCATGG GTAATGAGCAACATTGTAGAACCGATCGTTGACTCTTGTCTTGATGAAGAAGataagagagagaagagagtgtCACAGGAGAGAGTGTCACAGGAGAGATTCTTGGAAGCATTCAACAGAGTCGTGGAGAGAGTAGCTCAACGTCTCAATGAACAGCCCGTGATCGTCGCCCACAGCGAAAACACATTCGATGGGAGCGGCATCAGAAGGCTCCTGTCCAATAAGTTCGAGTTCGACAAG GCATTAAACGTTGGGTTGGAGATCATTCCAAAAGACCGTCATGGTAAGGTGTCTAAAGAGTATCTACGAGCTGTGCTAGATACTGTTGCACCATCTGCGACTTTACCACCAATAGGTGCAGTGTCCCAG ATGGATGATATGATAACGGAAGCACTGAAGATGGTGAAGGGAGATGATGGAAAGGTGGTGAAGGAAGAGGAGTTTAAGAAAACAATGGCAGAGATAATGGGAAGTATAATGTTGCAGCTTGAGGGTAATCCGATATCTGTCTCCTCTAACTCAGTGGTTCACGAGCCGCTCACCTCCGCCACCTTTCTGCCTCCGCCTCCGGCTGAGTCGCCAGAGGAGCCTTCTAACTAA
- the LOC108851311 gene encoding uncharacterized protein LOC108851311, protein MKGGTKSPIQAVWSWVRRQPPKVKAFLAVITGMAALVLLRFIVHDHDNLFVAAEAVHSIGICVLIYKLMKEKTCAGLSLKSQELTAIFLAVRLYCSFVMEYDIHTILDLATLGTTLWVIFMIRFKLRPSYMQDKDNFALYYVLVPCVVLAVLIHPSTSHNILNRISWALCVYLEAVSVLPQLRVMQNTKIVEPFTAHYVFALGVARFLSCAHWVLQVVDTRGRLLVALGYGLWPSMVLISEIVQTFILADFCYYYVKSVFGGQLVLRLPSGVV, encoded by the exons atgaaggGGGGCACGAAAAGTCCGATCCAGGCGGTGTGGTCATGGGTGAGGAGGCAACCACCGAAGGTGAAGGCTTTTCTGGCGGTGATCACTGGCATGGCTGCTTTGGTTCTGCTGAGATTCATTGTCCACGATCACGACAATCTCTTCGTGGCCGCCGAAGCTGTTCACTCAATCGGGATCTGTGTTCTCATCTACAAACTTATGAAAGAAAAGACCTGCGCCG GATTGTCACTGAAATCTCAGGAGCTTACGGCGATATTTCTAGCTGTCAGGCTGTATTGCAGCTTTGTGATGGAGTATGATATACACACCATCCTGGATCTGGCTACTCTTGGAACAACTCTCTGGGTTATATTTATGATCCGTTTTAAGTTAAGGCCTAGTTACATGCAGGACAAAGACAACTTTGCTCTCTATTATGTG CTTGTGCCCTGTGTTGTCTTAGCTGTGTTGATCCATCCATCCACCTCTCACAACATATTGAACAGGATTTCTTGGGCATTATGCGTGTACCTCGAAGCTGTTTCAGTTCTGCCTCAGCTGCGCGTGATGCAGAACACCAAG ATTGTTGAACCGTTCACAGCGCATTATGTATTTGCACTAGGAGTAGCAAGGTTCCTTAGCTGTGCACACTGGGTTTTACAG GTTGTGGACACGAGAGGAAGATTGCTGGTAGCATTGGGATATGGATTGTGGCCATCAATGGTTCTCATCTCAGAGATTGTTCAAACTTTCATTCTTGCTGATTTCTGTTACTACTACGTCAAAAG TGTATTCGGAGGGCAGCTTGTTCTCCGTCTTCCGTCTGGAGTAGTTTAA